A window of the Candidatus Polarisedimenticolia bacterium genome harbors these coding sequences:
- the nadC gene encoding carboxylating nicotinate-nucleotide diphosphorylase yields MGSRRPRLRQADCLREVRRALAEDIRSGDRTTRRVVPPATRGRAVLRAKEGMVLAGLPCARLAFRLVDPALRFTALRPEGARLARGDAIARVAGRARSILTAERTALNFLQHLSGIATYTADCVARAAGRCSIRDTRKTTPGLRLLEKYAVRVGGGENHRLGLDDGILIKHNHWRVAGGVRAAVRRARRKSGAGRGLPVQVEVSTLSDLREAIAAGADSVLLDNLAPARLRRALKVASGRTFIEISGGIRRDNLERVARLRPGAVSLGALTHSSRWVDLSLSLEPLP; encoded by the coding sequence GTGGGCTCCAGACGCCCGAGGCTCCGGCAGGCCGATTGCCTGAGGGAAGTGCGCCGGGCGCTCGCTGAGGACATCCGATCCGGAGATCGGACCACTCGACGCGTCGTCCCCCCGGCCACCCGGGGCCGCGCCGTCCTCCGGGCCAAGGAGGGGATGGTGCTGGCCGGGCTGCCGTGCGCGCGGCTCGCTTTCCGGCTGGTCGACCCGGCGCTCCGGTTCACCGCCCTGCGTCCGGAGGGCGCCCGGCTCGCGCGGGGCGATGCGATCGCCCGCGTCGCGGGAAGGGCCCGTTCGATTCTCACCGCCGAAAGGACCGCGCTCAACTTCCTCCAGCACCTGTCGGGAATTGCGACTTACACGGCCGATTGCGTGGCCCGCGCGGCCGGACGCTGCTCGATCCGGGACACCCGGAAAACGACGCCGGGACTCCGCCTCCTGGAGAAGTACGCGGTCCGGGTCGGAGGGGGAGAGAACCATCGCCTGGGCCTGGACGACGGGATCCTGATCAAGCACAACCATTGGCGGGTCGCCGGCGGGGTTCGGGCGGCCGTGCGGCGGGCACGCCGGAAGAGCGGCGCGGGCCGAGGTCTTCCCGTGCAGGTCGAGGTGTCGACGCTTTCGGATCTCCGCGAGGCCATCGCGGCGGGCGCCGATTCCGTGCTTCTGGACAACCTCGCTCCGGCCCGACTTCGCCGCGCTCTGAAGGTCGCCTCGGGAAGAACCTTCATCGAGATCTCGGGAGGCATTCGCCGCGACAACCTGGAGCGCGTCGCGCGGCTTCGTCCCGGCGCGGTTTCGCTCGGGGCGCTCACGCATTCCTCGCGCTGGGTCGATCTTTCCCTGTCGCTGGAGCCGTTGCCTTGA
- a CDS encoding biotin--[acetyl-CoA-carboxylase] ligase — protein sequence MRHAPFDVESLAGLLRRRRLGNRVAYFERLESTNDRALEMGDAGHPEGLLVLSEEQVRGRGRRGRAWSSPPRRGIYASLLLRPRLEAPRLPRVGFAAAVGIARSLTGATGRRVEIKWPNDLVLSGRKLGGILSESRGSEPFLVVGLGVNVNQDRQDFPPEIRREATSLRLDAGRFWDRTALLAQILEGFEAEYLHLLELAGDYPLARWEEYSSLQDGTAVTVSLDGESLRGVYRGVTGDGEMRLETESHAVRRIAYGDVRQVRSEA from the coding sequence TTGAGGCACGCCCCCTTTGACGTGGAGTCGCTGGCCGGGCTGCTCCGCCGGCGGCGGCTCGGGAATCGCGTCGCCTATTTCGAAAGACTCGAATCGACCAACGATCGAGCCCTGGAAATGGGAGACGCGGGCCATCCCGAGGGGCTCCTCGTCCTCTCGGAGGAGCAGGTCCGAGGGCGCGGGAGGCGGGGGCGCGCCTGGTCCTCGCCGCCGCGGCGCGGCATCTACGCGAGCCTGCTTCTCCGCCCCCGTCTGGAAGCGCCCCGGCTGCCCCGCGTCGGCTTCGCGGCCGCGGTCGGGATCGCCCGGTCGCTGACGGGCGCGACGGGGCGGCGCGTCGAGATCAAGTGGCCGAATGATCTCGTGCTGAGCGGCAGGAAGCTGGGAGGCATCCTCTCGGAGAGCCGCGGCAGCGAGCCGTTTCTGGTCGTCGGGCTCGGCGTCAACGTCAACCAGGACCGCCAGGACTTTCCGCCGGAGATCCGGCGGGAAGCGACGTCCCTTCGTCTCGACGCGGGCCGGTTCTGGGATCGGACCGCCCTGCTGGCGCAGATCCTCGAAGGATTCGAAGCCGAGTACCTGCACCTTCTCGAGCTCGCCGGAGACTACCCTCTGGCGCGCTGGGAGGAGTATTCTTCGCTGCAGGACGGCACGGCGGTCACCGTGAGTCTAGACGGAGAGAGCCTCCGCGGAGTCTATCGCGGCGTCACGGGTGACGGGGAGATGCGCCTGGAAACGGAGTCCCACGCCGTCCGCCGGATCGCCTATGGCGACGTGCGCCAGGTTCGGAGCGAAGCATGA
- a CDS encoding type III pantothenate kinase → MLLAVDVGNTNTDLGAFDGEKLLGRWSLSTDRARTVDEYGIALRSLLAAHRLDPAAVRDMIVASVVPPMESILETVAGRYLGLTPLFVAPGIKTGMAILVDNPLEVGADRIVNGVAAYSRFHEAVIVVDFGTATTFDAISARGDYLGGAIAPGLGISSQALFEATAKLPRIDLRRPAKAIGKTTVSSMQSGIFFGYLGLVREILGQIRAEMGGAPRVIATGGLSPLLEPELSSWVDEVDPNLTLTGLRILHERNR, encoded by the coding sequence ATCCTGCTGGCCGTGGACGTCGGCAACACGAACACCGACCTGGGCGCGTTCGACGGGGAAAAGCTGCTGGGACGCTGGTCGCTCTCCACCGATCGGGCGAGAACGGTGGACGAATACGGGATCGCGCTGCGCAGCCTGCTCGCGGCGCACCGGCTCGACCCCGCGGCGGTGCGCGACATGATCGTGGCCTCCGTCGTCCCACCGATGGAATCGATCCTCGAGACGGTGGCGGGCCGATACCTCGGCCTCACCCCGCTTTTCGTGGCCCCCGGGATCAAGACGGGGATGGCGATCCTGGTCGACAATCCGCTGGAGGTCGGGGCCGACCGGATCGTCAACGGAGTCGCCGCCTACAGCCGTTTCCACGAGGCGGTCATCGTCGTCGACTTCGGCACGGCGACCACGTTCGATGCCATCAGCGCCCGGGGCGATTACCTCGGCGGGGCGATCGCCCCGGGGCTCGGCATCTCGTCGCAGGCGTTGTTCGAAGCCACCGCCAAGCTCCCGCGCATCGACCTCCGCCGTCCCGCGAAGGCGATCGGCAAGACGACGGTGAGCAGCATGCAATCGGGGATCTTCTTCGGCTATCTCGGGCTGGTGCGCGAAATCCTCGGGCAGATCCGCGCCGAGATGGGCGGCGCCCCGCGCGTCATCGCGACGGGCGGCTTGAGCCCGCTTCTCGAGCCGGAGCTCTCCTCGTGGGTGGACGAAGTGGATCCCAATCTGACCCTCACCGGGCTGCGCATCCTCCACGAGAGGAATCGTTGA